A window of Elgaria multicarinata webbii isolate HBS135686 ecotype San Diego chromosome 2, rElgMul1.1.pri, whole genome shotgun sequence contains these coding sequences:
- the NFE2L2 gene encoding nuclear factor erythroid 2-related factor 2, protein MEVEMPQDMNLIDILWRQDIDLGASREVFDFCQRKKDYELEKQKKLEREKQEQLQKEQEKAFLAQLQLDEETGEFVPIQPAQGIESGNTGISNNYSQSAHIHKQDADDLFEDCMQILAETFSFVEDTKASSAELQQVAPSESNQVFVDSNQMQPLASSCVLQPTIPELIAADIESTQDIEQVWEELLSIPELQCLNIQNDNLAEVTPNTCSANTASEPINFTFYNSLTTMEKEVANCSPEFLNPLEASSILLPEDPTQNNTSPTSTDFCEEFYSAFIDVKMNSNVCTPPPNFMDQALGGFLNDPIDLSEFAQCKAFNCDLAGNAPGCNDSDSGISLNPSPSTSPAHSVESSSIYRDTSVGYSDSEMEEIDSAPGSVQQSNGQMHSFQLHDPLSPALGQSTPTSAPQLASTPKKELPANPGHTEAPFMKDKSYSQLDSHHTRDELRAKALCIPFPVEKIINLPVDDFNEMMSKEQFSEAQLALIRDIRRRGKNKVAAQNCRKRKLENITELEHDLGYLKDEREKLLKEKEENDKSLRLLKKQLSTLYLEVFSMLRDEEGKPYSFNDYSLQQTRDGGIFLVPKSKKPGTKF, encoded by the exons ATGGAGGTCGAAATGCCACAG GATATGAACCTGATTGACATTCTCTGGAGACAAGATATTGATCTTGGCGCAAGCCGTGAAGTTTTTGATTTTTGCCAAAGAAAGAAGGACTACGAGCTTGAGAAACAGAAAAAGCTTGAAAGAGAGAAGCAAGAGCAACTTCAGAAAGAACAAGAAAAGGCCTTCCTAGCTCAGTTGCAACTGGATGAGGAAACAGGTGAATTTGTTCCTATCCAGCCTGCTCAAGGAATTGAATCAGGAAACACTGGCATCTCCAATAATTATtcacag AGCGCACATATTCACAAACAAGATGCGGATGACCTGTTTGAGGACTGTATGCAGATTTTGGCAGAAACTTTCTCGTTTGTAGAGGACACCAAG GCTTCCTCCGCTGAACTTCAGCAAGTAGCACCTTCGGAAAGCAACCAGGTCTTTGTTGATTCTAATCAGATGCAGCCTCTCGCCTCCTCGTGTGTCCTTCAGCCTACCATTCCAGAGTTAATAGCTGCTGATATTGAGAGCACACAAGACATAGAACAAGTGTGGGAAGAACTGTTGTCTATTCCAGAGCTACAG TGTCTTAACATTCAAAATGACAACTTGGCTGAAGTGACACCAAACACATGCTCAGCAAACACAGCATCAGAACCAATTAATTTTACCTTCTACAATTCTTTAACCACAATGGAGAAAGAAGTCGCTAACTGCAGTCCAGAGTTCCTGAACCCTTTGGAGGCTTCCAGTATTTTATTGCCAGAAGATCCTACCCAAAATAACACATCGCCCACAAGCACTGATTTTTGTGAGGAATTCTACTCTGCCTTTATTGATGTGAAGATGAACAGCAATGTATGTACTCCACCACCGAATTTTATGGATCAGGCACTTGGTGGCTTTTTAAATGACCCGATTGATCTTTCAGAGTTTGCTCAGTGCAAAGCCTTTAACTGTGACCTTGCAGGAAATGCCCCAGGATGCAATGATTCTGACTCTGGCATTTCACTGAACCCAAGTCCTAGTACATCTCCAGCTCATTCTGTTGAGTCATCATCTATCTATAGGGATACAAGCGTTGGATACAGTGATTCTGAAATGGAAGAAATAGATAGTGCCCCTGGAAGTGTGCAACAGAGCAATGGTCAAATGCATTCATTTCAGTTGCATGATCCACTCTCTCCAGCCCTAGGTCAAAGTACCCCAACATCTGCTCCACAGCTAGCAAGTACACCCAAGAAAGAACTGCCTGCTAACCCGGGCCATACCGAAGCTCCGTTTATGAAAGACAAATCCTACAGCCAACTTGACTCTCATCACACCAGAGATGAGCTTAGAGCAAAAGCTCTGTGTATCCCTTTCCCTGTCGAAAAGATAATTAACCTCCCTGTGGACGACTTCAATGAAATGATGTCTAAGGAGCAGTTCAGTGAGGCCCAGCTTGCTCTTATTCGTGACATACGAAGACGAGGCAAGAACAAAGTGGCTGCTCAAAACTGTCGTAAACGGAAACTGGAAAACATAACGGAGTTGGAGCATGACTTGGGCTATCTTAAAGACGAGAGAGAGAAGCTCcttaaagagaaagaagagaatgaCAAAAGCCTGCGTCTGCTGAAAAAGCAGTTGAGCACCCTCTACCTTGAGGTCTTCAGCATGCTCCGGGATGAAGAAGGCAAGCCTTATTCATTCAATGATTACTCACTGCAGCAAACAAGAGATGGCGGCATCTTTCTTGTTCCCAAGAGCAAGAAGCCAGGAACTAAGTTCTGA